The genomic interval GGAAGTAGAACCAATGACTACCCTTCTTCTTAACCAAAGAAGCTCCTAGGGCGTTTTTGGTGAGCTCGGTCATTTAGCAGGTCTCAATGTGACAAGCTAACAAAAGGCCAGAAAAAAACTCTCATTCACTTTATTCCGTCCTATACATAAAGACAACGAAAATTGAACTAACATAGagtttggaataaatttagttttcatACTTCTACGGCAGCTTCGCACGAAAATTACTTGCCTTCAAATCAttacaaaattgtaaaatttccACCGTACCTTAGAGGTTTGTGCCTCCTCTACTAATTTCACAATCTGTGCAAGCGTAGTGTCCTGACCCACGTGGGTTGCCTCCACCAATAAGGAGCCGTTTTGGTTTATAgttccaccaatcacagagtcACCTGGTTTCTTGATGACAGGCATGGATTCACCCGTGATCAGAGATTCGTCAGCGGTGGATGTACCCTGAAGAACTTTGCAATCAACTGGTATTTTAGCTCCTGGAACAACCTGAAAATATGAGAACGAGCTTTATTTTCATATAGCATTAATTTATCGATCACATAAAGAGGAGTTGAAAATCGCACCAAACATCGGCagtgaattgatttttttccaagGACGTccagaaataattacaaacaaGCATTACTATCAAGGTTTTATATAACTTTGGGAAACTGAGGTTTactgaaacaacaacaaaccaGTTGCACTCAAGTCTGGTTAGTATTCAACTAGTCATCGATTAGGTGAAAGAATGACGGCCGGCGATAGGACAAGGACAGAGAACCTCGCACAAGGTTTTCAATGAATTTATTACCATCCACCTCTCTAGTAGAATTCTATTATGCAACAGTACAAATGTCTCTTAAGTAAAGGTTCTGATTACTTCTAGGGAAGACAAATTTCCTTACACTAAGCTGAAAATCTGCCTTCAAAATGCAACAAGAGAAATGAGAAGTGTTAGAGCCTGTGTACCTTTAGTACATCTCCACGCTGGACCAGGTCAACATGAATGACTTTCTCACTGACTACGTTCATTGTTCCGGGTGCCAGCTGGACCAGCAGTGCATCCGAGGGTTGTAAAGACAACAGTTTGGCCAGAGCCTCTGATGTCTTTCCTTTGGCGACATGCTCCATCCAGCGACCAAGTGAGATGAACACCAACAACATAGGTGGGGTGTCAAAGAACGTCATTGGACTGTGATTACTCTGTTCGGACATCGCCACGGTAACTACAACAATCTAGGAGAGAAATAATAAACAGAAtgagaaagagaaggaaagtTTCGAggatattttttcaattcaacattgTGATAAACTGTACCATTAGGTTTGTGAACATCACTAATCTTATAGCCGTTTTCTGGGAGATCTAAATTAAACTAATTCACATGTAATCAGattaaaattaagtttactTTACGGAAGATCAGTACTTACAGAATAAACATAAGCTATTGATGTGGCCAACATAATCAGTACGTCCATGTTTGTGGTCCTGTGTTTAAGAGCCTTATAAGCTGTAACATAGAAGTACTGTCCACCAAAGATCTGCAAAGGTAGAACGTGGGTAATGTGAGACATGTTACGGATGTGCTGGTTCAGTTTTCCCTGCATGTCCTGAGCAAGCCTTTCTTAAGGACAAAGTGAAACACTGTGGGTTATGCGTGACATAAACTAGTAAACTTTGAAATGGATTGATCAACTGACTGAGAAATACTCGTTGATTTCCCGCTTAGGGTAGTCAAAGcggcatttgaatttttttttccttctggcTTCCGTATTTTCAGTGACATAAATTATTGGATAGAAAGTCTTAAAACAATCCATTAGTAGTTTATCATTGGTTATGGTGACAAGAAGATAAAGGGGtgacttttaacccttttactcccgtgagtgaccaagacagaatttctccttacaatatcaatacaatttcaagcaaacaagtgatgagaataaagaaaatatttgttataaattgatccaataccaaattctccaaactaacatcacaagaactgtatggcagacagtaaagagaattactaataagatctttggggatgaaagggttaaaacagaCTGTgatgctgcatcagtgggggtATAGGAagaaaatttggtgttatcaactacGTCGATAACGAAAAGAATCTCAAAGGCTGACGATTCGAGCGTTGGCAGTTCGTCAGAGTAAAGCCTTAGGGTAAAAGGTTACGCTTTGACGAATGGCTAACGGACAAAATGCCGGCTTTAGAAACTAttgacggtggccaatttacattaacaaaTCAGTTGATTATACCGAATTATACGGCGGCGATAAGTGATGGTTACACTGCGCTCACCTGAACTGGAGTACACAAGATAAAcattaacaaattctccaaggACAGTCCAGGTAGCACCATTTGGTTTGGTCTCTTCTCAAACTCATCCAGAATCACATATGTAATAAATATAATGAATGTTGGTACTCCAAAGATcagggaaaacaaaaatgagcGTCTCCATctaaaagcaagaaaaaataagTGTGTAAAATGTAAACAGTGAATACAAAATGTCTAACTTGACCTTGGAAATTAACAATAATAGCATGGCGAGACAAAAAAACTCACCAACAATAGGCAGAGGAAACCAAAAAAGACAAGGGATTAAgttaaagatgaaaaagatCGAAAAAGATTCCAGACGATTGGCTTGAAAATGTTTGCGCTACATGCAGCTCAAAGGTAAGGGAACCAAAAGATGAGTAGGCGATTAAGACTTGACGCAGACTAATCTTGACAGACGAGCAGACGCATCTCTTCTCAGATGCGTCTGCTCGTAATGAGCATGTAAGAGCTAGTCGATTGTTTTCTGTATAATAGAATGGTCATTGTTTATTTTAGTGGACATTGTGTTTTTGGGTAAAAACTGGTGGTTGAACTGCACCGAATGTCTGTCGATCGTCTGAAGTGTCTCTCGGCTGTATTTGTTTGTTCACCGCTATGGCCCTGTCAACTTAAAACAGTGTTTGCTCACCAGAAAATTTCATCAAGGTTCGCTTGCCACAAACAACGCAGTACCCGGCGATGGGCGTAtcataattaaaagaaagaagaatgTCTTTTAAAACTGATTGTTATGCGCTTAATAACATTCATGATATCATTTTCTCGGTGTTTGCTATGACGCTACATTCAAACTCATTTCACTGTGGCCTCTCGCCAGCGCCctgtgctaaaaaaaatttaaaaataaaaaagttttcttgattGAAGAATCAAGAAGGTTTGATACAGTTTAATATATTAACTTTTCATAGAATGCTTAATGGAgcagagaaaaaatattttttttagtactTGCCGTGACAATTTTCAATAGATGCTTCAAATCTAAGCCTTACTTGCTTATTTCCTTTGAGTGATCTATCCTATCCCTTTTCTTGTCATCGTTGTCCATTGATGCACTAAAACCTAGAGACTCGATAGATTCAATAATGTCCCGTGGACCTGTTGTTTCTGTGTCGTACACAAATCGGCCACTGCTCGTTGCTAATGCAACTGATGCCTTCAGTATTCCTTTCCTTTTGGTGAGGTTTGATTCTATTAAATGAACACACGAGGAGCAAGTCATGCCTGTTATCTGCAACAAGAAGAGAAACAGGACATTATATCCCTCATATCACTGAACTTAAATACAAGTTGTCAGAAGATAAATACAAATTAACACGGGTCTTTAAATGCACGCGcgcacgatgcaaaacttgtcctttcattcaacGTCGAGAAAATATCGGGATCCAAgcgatccattaagatcactgatgaCTTCACCTGTATCTCCACCAATGTCATTTAACTTgcttttattgcaaaaagttgTACATCGACGAGACAGGAAGACGAATGACGACGATTCTAAGAACACCTTCACGACGTAGAAAAGGAACGACaaagacgcatccaaaccagttaCTAGACACTTAGATCTCCCAAATAATTCTAAGCAATACAAGGCAGTCTGATGCCCTTCCTTGCATCTAGGCAATTCGAAAAGCTGCCAAACTCCACAACAAAAATTCATCACTCAAAAcagcactcttaatccccaagGAATCAACGAACGCTATTTAGTCAACCATGTccccaccaatagcatagctccatGTTTCTGGACATAAAccatacacaacccacaattcctctactCGCTCTGGCAAAGGGcttgaaattctttacggtgcccaatttactttatcaacttagttgatcaAACCAAACTATCTTGTTATACTCGTCCCTCATCGACACAACACAAAGGTTTCCTGTACTTGTAAGTGAATATAGACAACAGCTTAAGTGAACAAATTATGTGCATCTAATAAAATCACACTAATCAATGCATGTTCCTTTTGGATCCTTTCTGATACATGGCTGACCTGTGATTTAATCAAACATAGTTAAAAGGCTGATATATTGAACATTGCAAATACAATCACAATACACTTACATTTATATCAACTGTACCCTCTCCCTGACCACCTTGATCCAAAAGTTCACAACCGTACCCCAAGCCCTTCACATAGTAGATTATTTCTTCTGGTGTGATCCTTTTCTTGTCAAATTTAACTTCTGCTTTCTGTGCTAACAGGCCAACAAGTACAGACTTTATTCCtgtgaaaaagttaaaatgtttgtaaacaaaatttatatttcaaaacaATCTAACAACTTGATACAAAGtcttcttcatttaaaaaacccACAATTTTACCAGAAATAGTGGCCTTTCAAAGCAGTTATTAGCAtctcaattctccttacagtattactaccaaatcaaacataaagtttaggagaagaaaggaaataatcGTCCTCTAAAAAAGCTAATGATTATTCaaccaattctccttgtcaataccttTGAAATGCATATagagcagtatggagagtatgcatcCTGATCTTAGGGAGTCAGGGGTCAAAATAATATCATTGGAGTTGGCTCACCTTTCTTCTTCATAAGTCCTTTCTCGATGCTTCCCACACAAGATGCACATGTCATGCCTGTAATGAGCAGATAAATCTTCTCTACATCTTCTTCACCCAGTGATTCTCTGCTTCTCACAGTTTCCATGTTACTAAATGTCACCTCCCAATCACCAGCCAAATCATGATTGACAGCCTTAGCACCCTCTTCATTCTTTGATCTCTCACCATCTGAcaacaaaccaaaaaccaaaatattaagCTGTTACAACTTACACGTAGCTGGCAATTTCAGTTGACCTAAAGTTTTGAGTATCAAGAGCTAGCTTAGAGAAGGGGGCAGGGGGCAGTACATCTTTGAGAAGGGCTGGGTATAGTTCCAGGGTGGGGGAACATTACATACTTGAGGAGGGCTTGGTAGAGCTCTAGAGCAAGAATCCCCTCGATTCTCATCTCAgggtgtaaaaaaattattgttcttgttgttttcctttactagttgttgttgttaatgttatattttttttggttgattagTGAGATTTACCAGTCCAATCTTCAAGTCTGAAGCCCAATGCAATATCTACCTTACTTATAATTTTTACCATCATCATTACAAGAGAGAAATGTATGAAGTTCACTGAAATTTTGTTAATCTTCTATAAAATGCACAGGAGAGCTTGCTAAGGATCCCAGCCATTGTGTAATTGTATCTCATGTAACATCTATCATGTCATTCAAAAGTGATGTTAAAAATACATATAACTATAATGAATAAACAATGTAAGATAggtttgtttgagagaattAGCAATTAGAACATATGGCTAGTTGGGAGAATAAAGTATTTGAACAAACATGTTGACCAGACCacaaagttaaccctttaagtcccactagtgaccaagacagaatttctccttacactatcagtacaatatcaagcagacaggtgatgagaataaagaaaatatcaattaggggattatttgttgatccaataccaaattctccaaactagaaTCATGTAAATTGTATatcaaacagtaaggagaattactaatgagatcttgggagttaaagggttaaccacttACTTTGCTATGAAAGGCATCCTTCATAAAAGTTCAATGTTGAAATCAATCTCAGGcacaatgaaaataacaaaatacccTTTGACCTTGCCAAAGAAGAAACATTTCCATTCTTTAGGGGTCCATTTCACCACAGGTTATTTTCTTTATGATTCAGTTcagtgaaaaaaacttttcttgtgtCAACTAGTGCATCATAAATATTCATCTTGAACTCAAGCTTGTATTTTTTATAAGATATGACACTTAAATCTTTTTCAAGCCACTTGATTTTGACAGGTACCATGATGATAAATTCTATTATTCTAAGATCCTTACTAAAATGAGAGGATTTGCCTTCACTGGAAACTTGATCATTTTCAAGAATGAAGGATCAAGTTTCAAAGATTGGGTTTCAAGtttgatgttttaaaaaaataattgaaattttattccCAGGACattgacaaaaaatttcaagaaaccAGATCACTTCTAGCACAGCTATGGTTAACCACATACAAGAAGAAGGATAACATCAACTGTAAGATCTAATACTTGTGAAGGAACTCATTTGCATTTGGCTGAGAAGAGAAACTTTGAATGTCACTAAGGTGTAATTTTGTAGGAATAAAGGGGTGCTGTGTTAGTGGAGGTTATtacaagatattttggtttcatcaattgagtttacaaagtaaattggcccttgtaaagagtttctaaagctttcAAAATAGAGGAATTGCAGGGTATGCGTGGTTTCTATAAAGAACCATGGAGTTATTCTTTAAAAGGTAATCTCCTTACATCTTAACctttaaaaatacatgtaacaACATGCCATAACCAATAACTTTACCATTGATCTTTTTAAACTCCTGATTGATTGACAAGAGCAAAGCCAAGTTAAGTGACCCAATACTGAAAGATCTGATAGTCTGAAATTAGAGAACCACTCCCCCACAATTGATAAAAACACTTTCTTGAAATGATTTTGCACCTATTCATTTATTCATGGCCAAATGGTAAGAGTATTATATGAACTAGTAAGGCAGTTTATAAATGGTGAAGTGGTTTGCCTCCCACCAATTTCATTGCTTCAATTGAATTAGTTGCTTCACTGATTTCAGTTTTGTTGTCACTCTTACCTTCAGAGAGTGTAGCATCAAATCCCATGTCTTCAATCCCTGCACGTAAATCTTCTGGTGTTGTCACTGCCTCATCGTACTCAATAGCAGCTTGTTTGTCAGCAAGAGAGACTTTGATATTCTGTACTCCTGGCTTTGTAGACATGGTTCCCTCAATTGTTTTCACACAAGACATGCACGTCATTCCTTCAACACTAATCATCGCCATTCGCACATCCTTATCAACATTGCAGACACCATCCCCAATCAAACTTGCATCAAATCCCATGTCCTCAATAGCTTCTCTCACTTGCTCCCCTGTGACTTTTCCAGGTGAGTAACGAACTTGGGCTGTCTTTGCTGCTAGGGACACTGAAATGGACTGAATGCCATCAAGCTGGGAAATGTTTTTCTCGATTGTCTGTACACACGAATTACAAGTCATACCATCAATGTTTATCATGACTGTCTGGACATCATttgttaggggaggggtgggtgaaGGCGAAGACAAAGCTGCCTCAAAGCCCATGTCATCAATGGCCTCTCTCAGCTTCCCAGGGTCAGTCATGGATGCATCATAAGTAATGGTCGCTTCTTCATTCTTGAGTGAAACATTTACAACTTGTACACCAGGTTGCTTAGACATTCCTTGTTCAATGGTCTTCACGCAAGAGTGGCATGTCATTCCTTTCACAGAGATCTTTACCTCAGTATAACTCTTATTGCAGGAATTTTCCAGGCTTTCAATCTCCTTATTGTCCATTTTTCCATCCTCAGACAGAGCTATTTCATGT from Pocillopora verrucosa isolate sample1 chromosome 14, ASM3666991v2, whole genome shotgun sequence carries:
- the LOC131776446 gene encoding copper-transporting ATPase 1 isoform X1; protein product: MSSERYLDNKVAIKDKEGRISFPEEGEDISKLSDDELRVAYIGIEGMHCNSCVKNIEGNISDLSGVKQIEVSLEEKEGKIMYSPKQTSGKALTNAIEEMGFETSLKRIVDVLTQHEIALSEDGKMDNKEIESLENSCNKSYTEVKISVKGMTCHSCVKTIEQGMSKQPGVQVVNVSLKNEEATITYDASMTDPGKLREAIDDMGFEAALSSPSPTPPLTNDVQTVMINIDGMTCNSCVQTIEKNISQLDGIQSISVSLAAKTAQVRYSPGKVTGEQVREAIEDMGFDASLIGDGVCNVDKDVRMAMISVEGMTCMSCVKTIEGTMSTKPGVQNIKVSLADKQAAIEYDEAVTTPEDLRAGIEDMGFDATLSEDGERSKNEEGAKAVNHDLAGDWEVTFSNMETVRSRESLGEEDVEKIYLLITGMTCASCVGSIEKGLMKKKGIKSVLVGLLAQKAEVKFDKKRITPEEIIYYVKGLGYGCELLDQGGQGEGTVDINITGMTCSSCVHLIESNLTKRKGILKASVALATSSGRFVYDTETTGPRDIIESIESLGFSASMDNDDKKRDRIDHSKEISKWRRSFLFSLIFGVPTFIIFITYVILDEFEKRPNQMVLPGLSLENLLMFILCTPVQIFGGQYFYVTAYKALKHRTTNMDVLIMLATSIAYVYSIVVVTVAMSEQSNHSPMTFFDTPPMLLVFISLGRWMEHVAKGKTSEALAKLLSLQPSDALLVQLAPGTMNVVSEKVIHVDLVQRGDVLKVVPGAKIPVDCKVLQGTSTADESLITGESMPVIKKPGDSVIGGTINQNGSLLVEATHVGQDTTLAQIVKLVEEAQTSKAPIQKFADKLSAYFVPTVVTISIVTWVIWLIIGFVDITLLRKTFKPDQDNKTEFVFAFAFQIGITVLAIACPCALGLATPTAVMVGTGIGAQNGILIKGGEPLETAHKVNAVVFDKTGTLTHGSPEVVKTALFVKPAQCSVEMLLALTGTAENHSEHPIGVAITNYAKQELQTETLGQCTEFKAVPGYGLTCAVSGVEDIIKPKTVTNKNRKNLTVKISGVVIDESADADPTSVISGSDNAESQAKEGSNAAKEPTKYKVLIGNREWMQQNGLEVTDEMEDAMQEHEEKGHTAVLISINGVLVAMMAVADTVKQEAQATVATLKRMGIRVVLLTGDNKKTAFAIAKQVGIQQVFAEVLPSHKVEKIRSLQDKGFIVAMVGDGVNDSPALAQAHVGIAIGTGTDVAVEAADVVLIKSDLMDVAVAIDLSRVTVRRIYINFCFALIYNMIGIPLAAGAFEPLGVVMKPWMASIAMAASSVSVVGSSLMLRLYKKPEAEEGVIGSRNPFSSGYTMLNTAPNDSLDLQPEGGFSNKKFRRTSRTNSRDPVKLTKMSFISDDA
- the LOC131776446 gene encoding copper-transporting ATPase 1 isoform X3; this translates as MHCNSCVKNIEGNISDLSGVKQIEVSLEEKEGKIMYSPKQTSGKALTNAIEEMGFETSLKRIVDVLTQHEIALSEDGKMDNKEIESLENSCNKSYTEVKISVKGMTCHSCVKTIEQGMSKQPGVQVVNVSLKNEEATITYDASMTDPGKLREAIDDMGFEAALSSPSPTPPLTNDVQTVMINIDGMTCNSCVQTIEKNISQLDGIQSISVSLAAKTAQVRYSPGKVTGEQVREAIEDMGFDASLIGDGVCNVDKDVRMAMISVEGMTCMSCVKTIEGTMSTKPGVQNIKVSLADKQAAIEYDEAVTTPEDLRAGIEDMGFDATLSEDGERSKNEEGAKAVNHDLAGDWEVTFSNMETVRSRESLGEEDVEKIYLLITGMTCASCVGSIEKGLMKKKGIKSVLVGLLAQKAEVKFDKKRITPEEIIYYVKGLGYGCELLDQGGQGEGTVDINITGMTCSSCVHLIESNLTKRKGILKASVALATSSGRFVYDTETTGPRDIIESIESLGFSASMDNDDKKRDRIDHSKEISKWRRSFLFSLIFGVPTFIIFITYVILDEFEKRPNQMVLPGLSLENLLMFILCTPVQIFGGQYFYVTAYKALKHRTTNMDVLIMLATSIAYVYSIVVVTVAMSEQSNHSPMTFFDTPPMLLVFISLGRWMEHVAKGKTSEALAKLLSLQPSDALLVQLAPGTMNVVSEKVIHVDLVQRGDVLKVVPGAKIPVDCKVLQGTSTADESLITGESMPVIKKPGDSVIGGTINQNGSLLVEATHVGQDTTLAQIVKLVEEAQTSKAPIQKFADKLSAYFVPTVVTISIVTWVIWLIIGFVDITLLRKTFKPDQDNKTEFVFAFAFQIGITVLAIACPCALGLATPTAVMVGTGIGAQNGILIKGGEPLETAHKVNAVVFDKTGTLTHGSPEVVKTALFVKPAQCSVEMLLALTGTAENHSEHPIGVAITNYAKQELQTETLGQCTEFKAVPGYGLTCAVSGVEDIIKPKTVTNKNRKNLTVKISGVVIDESADADPTSVISGSDNAESQAKEGSNAAKEPTKYKVLIGNREWMQQNGLEVTDEMEDAMQEHEEKGHTAVLISINGVLVAMMAVADTVKQEAQATVATLKRMGIRVVLLTGDNKKTAFAIAKQVGIQQVFAEVLPSHKVEKIRSLQDKGFIVAMVGDGVNDSPALAQAHVGIAIGTGTDVAVEAADVVLIKSDLMDVAVAIDLSRVTVRRIYINFCFALIYNMIGIPLAAGAFEPLGVVMKPWMASIAMAASSVSVVGSSLMLRLYKKPEAEEGVIGSRNPFSSGYTMLNTAPNDSLDLQPEGGFSNKKFRRTSRTNSRDPVKLTKMSFISDDA
- the LOC131776446 gene encoding copper-transporting ATPase 1 isoform X2; protein product: MDPQVAIKDKEGRISFPEEGEDISKLSDDELRVAYIGIEGMHCNSCVKNIEGNISDLSGVKQIEVSLEEKEGKIMYSPKQTSGKALTNAIEEMGFETSLKRIVDVLTQHEIALSEDGKMDNKEIESLENSCNKSYTEVKISVKGMTCHSCVKTIEQGMSKQPGVQVVNVSLKNEEATITYDASMTDPGKLREAIDDMGFEAALSSPSPTPPLTNDVQTVMINIDGMTCNSCVQTIEKNISQLDGIQSISVSLAAKTAQVRYSPGKVTGEQVREAIEDMGFDASLIGDGVCNVDKDVRMAMISVEGMTCMSCVKTIEGTMSTKPGVQNIKVSLADKQAAIEYDEAVTTPEDLRAGIEDMGFDATLSEDGERSKNEEGAKAVNHDLAGDWEVTFSNMETVRSRESLGEEDVEKIYLLITGMTCASCVGSIEKGLMKKKGIKSVLVGLLAQKAEVKFDKKRITPEEIIYYVKGLGYGCELLDQGGQGEGTVDINITGMTCSSCVHLIESNLTKRKGILKASVALATSSGRFVYDTETTGPRDIIESIESLGFSASMDNDDKKRDRIDHSKEISKWRRSFLFSLIFGVPTFIIFITYVILDEFEKRPNQMVLPGLSLENLLMFILCTPVQIFGGQYFYVTAYKALKHRTTNMDVLIMLATSIAYVYSIVVVTVAMSEQSNHSPMTFFDTPPMLLVFISLGRWMEHVAKGKTSEALAKLLSLQPSDALLVQLAPGTMNVVSEKVIHVDLVQRGDVLKVVPGAKIPVDCKVLQGTSTADESLITGESMPVIKKPGDSVIGGTINQNGSLLVEATHVGQDTTLAQIVKLVEEAQTSKAPIQKFADKLSAYFVPTVVTISIVTWVIWLIIGFVDITLLRKTFKPDQDNKTEFVFAFAFQIGITVLAIACPCALGLATPTAVMVGTGIGAQNGILIKGGEPLETAHKVNAVVFDKTGTLTHGSPEVVKTALFVKPAQCSVEMLLALTGTAENHSEHPIGVAITNYAKQELQTETLGQCTEFKAVPGYGLTCAVSGVEDIIKPKTVTNKNRKNLTVKISGVVIDESADADPTSVISGSDNAESQAKEGSNAAKEPTKYKVLIGNREWMQQNGLEVTDEMEDAMQEHEEKGHTAVLISINGVLVAMMAVADTVKQEAQATVATLKRMGIRVVLLTGDNKKTAFAIAKQVGIQQVFAEVLPSHKVEKIRSLQDKGFIVAMVGDGVNDSPALAQAHVGIAIGTGTDVAVEAADVVLIKSDLMDVAVAIDLSRVTVRRIYINFCFALIYNMIGIPLAAGAFEPLGVVMKPWMASIAMAASSVSVVGSSLMLRLYKKPEAEEGVIGSRNPFSSGYTMLNTAPNDSLDLQPEGGFSNKKFRRTSRTNSRDPVKLTKMSFISDDA